One window of Mediterraneibacter gnavus ATCC 29149 genomic DNA carries:
- a CDS encoding TetR/AcrR family transcriptional regulator, giving the protein MSNTTKQALEASLKKVMLQKPLDKITISDITSDCGISRMAFYYHFKDIYDLVEWSCLEDAKRALQGKKTYDTWQEGILQIFEAVLENKPFILNAYHSVSREQIENYLFHLTYDLLKAVVEEKTAGMQIREEQKEFIANFYKYSFVGIMLDWIKQGMKEDYSEIVDNMALTLHGSITNSVQNFLSKTDP; this is encoded by the coding sequence ATGTCCAACACAACGAAACAGGCCCTGGAAGCATCTTTAAAGAAAGTAATGCTTCAAAAACCTCTGGACAAGATTACGATTTCTGATATTACATCGGATTGCGGAATCAGCAGGATGGCTTTTTATTATCACTTTAAAGATATTTACGATCTGGTTGAATGGTCCTGTCTGGAGGATGCAAAAAGAGCGCTGCAGGGGAAAAAGACCTATGATACATGGCAGGAAGGCATCCTGCAGATTTTTGAAGCAGTTTTGGAAAACAAGCCGTTTATTCTCAATGCATACCATTCTGTCAGCAGGGAACAGATTGAAAATTATCTGTTTCATCTGACCTATGATCTGCTGAAAGCAGTTGTGGAAGAGAAAACAGCCGGAATGCAGATTCGGGAGGAACAGAAAGAATTTATCGCAAATTTTTACAAATATAGTTTTGTGGGAATCATGCTGGACTGGATCAAACAGGGCATGAAGGAGGACTACAGTGAAATTGTAGACAATATGGCGCTGACGCTACATGGCAGTATTACGAATTCCGTCCAGAATTTTTTATCAAAAACCGATCCGTGA
- a CDS encoding oleate hydratase translates to MAKKHVGIGIAAIAAGAGAATYMKKKSQKKQKKAQMDARYQDYRNTERGKQVKNKKGIYYSNGNYEAFARPEKPEGVEEKSAYIVGSGLASLAAACFLVRDGQMPGDHIHILEAMDIAGGACDGIFDPTRGYVMRGGREMENHFECLWDLFRSIPSLEVPNASVLDEFYWLNKHDPNYSLCRATVNRGEDAHTDGKFNLSQKGCMEIMKLFLTPDEDLYDKTIEDVFDEEVFDSTFWLYWRTMFAFENWHSALEMKLYFQRFIHHIAGLPDFSALKFTRYNQYESLILPMQKYLEAAGVDFQFHTEVTNVVFERKDGKKVASAIECKVNGVEKGILLTEKDLVFVTNGSCTEGTVYGDHHHAPNGDAEVRTSGCWSLWKNIARQDPAFGHPEKFCSDISKTNWESATITTLDDKIIPYITNICKRDPRSGNVVTGGIVSCKDSKWLMSWTINRQGQFKQQDPEKVCVWVYGLFTDVPGDYIKKPMKDCTGEEITAEWLYHIGVPTDEIPELAKNSALCVPTMMPYITAFFMPRTKGDRPDVIPDGCINFAFLGQFADTPRDTVFTTEYSVRTAMEAVYGLLGVDRGVPEVWGSVYDVRELLDSSVKLMDGRSPLEIELPGPLNALKKPLIRIVKGTVIEKLLRDHDILRDSMF, encoded by the coding sequence ATGGCAAAAAAACACGTTGGGATTGGAATTGCTGCGATCGCTGCAGGTGCAGGAGCTGCCACATATATGAAGAAAAAATCTCAGAAAAAGCAAAAGAAGGCACAGATGGATGCCCGGTATCAGGATTACCGGAACACAGAACGCGGAAAACAGGTGAAAAATAAAAAAGGGATCTATTATTCAAATGGAAATTATGAAGCATTTGCCAGACCGGAAAAACCGGAGGGGGTGGAAGAGAAGAGTGCTTATATCGTAGGAAGCGGGCTCGCCTCTCTTGCAGCTGCCTGCTTCCTGGTAAGAGACGGACAGATGCCGGGAGATCATATCCATATCCTGGAAGCAATGGATATTGCAGGAGGCGCATGTGACGGTATCTTCGATCCGACCAGAGGTTACGTGATGCGCGGAGGACGTGAGATGGAAAATCATTTCGAATGTCTGTGGGATCTGTTCCGCAGTATTCCGTCGCTGGAAGTGCCGAATGCATCCGTTTTGGATGAGTTTTACTGGTTGAACAAGCACGATCCGAATTACTCTCTTTGCCGGGCAACTGTCAATCGCGGAGAAGATGCCCATACAGACGGCAAATTTAATTTAAGCCAGAAGGGCTGCATGGAGATCATGAAGCTGTTCCTGACTCCGGATGAAGATCTGTATGATAAGACGATCGAGGATGTTTTTGATGAAGAAGTCTTTGACTCTACATTCTGGCTTTACTGGAGAACGATGTTTGCTTTTGAAAACTGGCACAGTGCACTGGAGATGAAGCTGTATTTCCAGAGATTCATTCATCATATTGCAGGACTGCCGGATTTCAGCGCTTTGAAATTCACAAGATACAATCAATATGAATCTCTGATTCTTCCTATGCAGAAATATCTGGAAGCAGCAGGTGTTGATTTTCAGTTTCATACCGAAGTAACGAACGTCGTATTTGAGAGAAAAGACGGAAAGAAGGTAGCTTCGGCCATTGAATGCAAAGTCAATGGTGTGGAGAAAGGAATCCTTCTGACTGAGAAAGATCTGGTATTTGTGACAAACGGAAGCTGTACAGAAGGAACTGTCTACGGAGATCATCATCACGCACCGAACGGAGATGCAGAAGTCCGTACAAGCGGCTGCTGGTCACTCTGGAAAAATATTGCCAGACAGGATCCGGCCTTTGGACATCCGGAGAAGTTCTGTTCTGATATTTCAAAGACTAACTGGGAATCTGCTACGATCACAACGCTGGATGATAAGATTATTCCTTATATTACAAATATCTGCAAACGGGATCCACGCAGTGGAAACGTTGTGACCGGAGGAATTGTAAGCTGTAAAGACTCCAAGTGGCTGATGAGCTGGACGATCAACCGTCAGGGACAGTTCAAACAGCAGGATCCGGAAAAAGTATGCGTCTGGGTTTACGGACTTTTCACGGATGTTCCTGGAGATTATATCAAAAAACCGATGAAAGACTGTACCGGAGAGGAGATTACGGCAGAATGGCTGTATCACATCGGCGTGCCGACAGATGAGATTCCGGAACTCGCAAAAAACAGTGCACTTTGTGTACCGACGATGATGCCTTATATTACAGCATTCTTTATGCCGAGAACAAAAGGAGACCGGCCGGATGTCATTCCGGATGGCTGCATCAATTTCGCATTTCTCGGACAGTTTGCAGATACGCCGAGAGATACCGTATTTACGACAGAATATTCTGTCCGTACAGCAATGGAAGCTGTCTATGGACTGCTCGGTGTAGACCGCGGGGTACCGGAAGTGTGGGGCAGTGTGTATGATGTACGAGAACTTTTAGACAGTTCCGTTAAATTGATGGACGGAAGATCTCCGCTGGAGATTGAACTGCCGGGACCGCTCAATGCATTGAAAAAGCCATTGATACGGATCGTAAAAGGAACTGTGATTGAAAAACTGCTGAGAGATCATGATATTTTAAGGGACAGTATGTTTTAA